The following proteins are co-located in the Labrys monachus genome:
- a CDS encoding SEL1-like repeat protein, with protein MEKLVLSIILLFLANAALADENPRFGTFNYSVTNYKAVHDRLQPLADKGDAVAQYMLGLAYDRGEGIPDDPAQALIWYDKAASQGLAAAQNNLGTLYAQGRGTSLNWNEAIRQYRLAAGQGDVTALLNLWAIYSKGLDTPKDDVQAAVWLEQAAERGFALAQRELAKDYRLGLGVKRNAAHAAWWELQLRARESELRFGNNMGVIMAAPPGAYQDYGPAVAWYLDAAKHDMPAAQFIAGTLYYGARGVSFNIDEAIYWYEKAAARGNTSAMNNLSDIYRRGQGVARDPKKVIEWASRAAAAGDAAGEMRLGSIYAEGLGVPVDFRKAAEWYRKAADQGDPDAEVSMGGLFLAGKGVTKDIEQAKAWYEKASAQGNSQAQYILSALLGGNKISSPAPEQSIVLLREAADQGNREAQNLLGIRYAQGDGVPQDAAAAVVWFRKSAGHGLAEAQFNLAACYQTGRGIVHDDQQAAFWFLMAAEQGNIGAQRQLGNLYLFGQGVPKDVASALDYLKKAGERGDLPAQLNLAAMYYLGDSIEKDPGQAAYWLAKAAAQGAPTAQNTLGLMYLHGEAGLTDHAQAAVWFRKAAEQGDRESQNNLGYMYMIGNTLPKDYVQARYWLQKAADQGQSQAKVNLQNLSSMETKNRDIGEAIQGLETTGGWIGKQAP; from the coding sequence GTGGAAAAGTTAGTTCTATCAATTATTCTGTTGTTTCTTGCGAACGCTGCGCTAGCAGACGAGAATCCTCGCTTCGGAACGTTCAACTACAGCGTCACCAACTACAAGGCCGTCCACGATCGTCTGCAGCCTCTCGCCGATAAGGGCGATGCCGTCGCACAGTACATGCTGGGACTTGCCTATGACCGCGGCGAAGGTATTCCCGATGATCCCGCACAAGCGCTGATCTGGTATGACAAGGCAGCCAGTCAAGGATTGGCTGCGGCCCAGAACAATCTGGGGACTCTCTACGCTCAGGGACGAGGAACGTCCCTCAACTGGAACGAAGCCATCAGGCAGTACCGGTTGGCCGCCGGACAAGGCGATGTGACGGCCCTGCTCAACCTCTGGGCGATCTACAGCAAGGGTCTCGACACGCCGAAGGACGATGTCCAGGCGGCAGTCTGGCTGGAGCAGGCGGCAGAGCGAGGCTTTGCCCTGGCCCAGCGTGAACTTGCGAAGGATTACCGGCTCGGCCTCGGCGTCAAGCGGAATGCCGCGCATGCCGCATGGTGGGAGTTGCAGCTGCGGGCTCGCGAGAGTGAACTTCGCTTCGGCAACAATATGGGCGTGATCATGGCCGCTCCTCCTGGTGCCTACCAGGACTATGGTCCGGCCGTGGCCTGGTATCTCGATGCGGCCAAACACGATATGCCTGCTGCGCAATTCATAGCAGGCACGCTCTATTATGGAGCGAGAGGCGTTTCTTTCAATATCGACGAGGCAATCTACTGGTACGAAAAGGCTGCAGCCCGTGGCAATACCAGTGCAATGAACAACCTGAGCGACATTTACCGGCGAGGGCAAGGTGTCGCCCGGGACCCAAAAAAAGTCATCGAGTGGGCGAGCCGGGCTGCGGCCGCCGGCGACGCCGCGGGCGAGATGCGTCTCGGCTCCATCTATGCCGAGGGTCTTGGCGTGCCCGTCGATTTTCGCAAGGCGGCCGAATGGTATCGCAAGGCGGCCGATCAGGGCGATCCGGACGCCGAGGTCAGCATGGGCGGCCTCTTTTTGGCGGGAAAGGGTGTCACAAAGGATATCGAACAGGCAAAGGCCTGGTACGAGAAGGCGTCGGCACAAGGCAATTCCCAAGCCCAATACATTCTGTCCGCGCTGTTGGGCGGCAATAAGATCTCCTCGCCGGCGCCGGAGCAGTCCATCGTTCTGCTTCGCGAGGCGGCGGACCAGGGAAACAGAGAGGCGCAGAACCTGTTGGGCATTCGCTATGCCCAGGGAGATGGCGTTCCCCAGGATGCGGCTGCCGCCGTCGTCTGGTTCAGGAAATCTGCCGGCCACGGGCTTGCCGAGGCGCAGTTCAACCTGGCTGCCTGTTACCAGACCGGCAGGGGGATCGTGCATGACGACCAGCAGGCCGCATTCTGGTTCCTGATGGCGGCCGAGCAAGGAAATATCGGGGCACAACGCCAGCTCGGCAATCTCTACCTCTTCGGGCAAGGCGTGCCGAAAGATGTGGCTTCGGCGCTCGACTATCTCAAAAAGGCGGGAGAACGAGGCGATTTGCCGGCACAGCTCAATCTCGCGGCAATGTATTATCTCGGCGACAGCATCGAGAAGGATCCGGGGCAGGCGGCGTATTGGCTGGCAAAGGCCGCTGCACAGGGGGCGCCAACGGCACAGAATACGCTCGGCTTGATGTATCTGCACGGCGAGGCCGGTCTGACCGACCATGCACAGGCGGCAGTCTGGTTTCGCAAGGCGGCCGAGCAGGGAGATAGAGAGAGCCAGAACAATCTTGGTTATATGTACATGATCGGTAACACCCTGCCGAAAGATTACGTCCAAGCAAGGTATTGGCTTCAGAAGGCAGCCGATCAGGGGCAATCCCAGGCGAAGGTCAATCTGCAAAATCTGTCGTCGATGGAAACAAAAAACCGCGATATTGGTGAGGCAATTCAAGGCCTTGAGACGACTGGCGGTTGGATCGGCAAACAGGCCCCATAG
- the urtA gene encoding urea ABC transporter substrate-binding protein: MKLPVINRRSALLGLAGAAGALAFAGGTRSAFAAGDTIKVGVLHSLSGTMAISETTLKDVMLMLIEEQNKKGGLLGKKLEAVVVDPASNWPLFAEKARELITKDGCVATFGCWTSVSRKSVLPVFEELNSILFYPVQFEGEESSKNIFYTGAAPNQQAIPAVDYLMANEDVKRWVLAGTDYVYPRTTNKILEAYLKAKGVAPEDIMINYTPFGQSDWQTIVSDIKKFGSAGKKTAVVSTINGDANVPFYKELGNQGIKATDIPVVAFSVGEEELAGMDKKPLVGHLAAWNYFMSVDTPENKAFIDKWHAFTKKANRTTNDPMEAHYIGFNMWVAAVTAAGTTDSDAVQDALIGISVPNLSGGLSTMMPNHYITKPVLIGEIQEDGQFNIVQQSPMVVGDEWSDYLDGSKDLIADWRKPMSCGNFNVKIGKCGGKAA, encoded by the coding sequence ATGAAACTACCGGTGATCAACCGTCGCTCAGCCTTGCTGGGCCTCGCCGGCGCCGCCGGCGCGCTCGCCTTCGCCGGCGGCACGCGCTCGGCCTTCGCCGCCGGGGACACCATCAAGGTCGGCGTGCTGCATTCGCTCAGCGGCACGATGGCGATCAGCGAGACGACGCTGAAGGACGTCATGCTGATGCTGATCGAGGAGCAGAACAAGAAGGGCGGCCTGCTCGGCAAGAAGCTCGAAGCCGTCGTCGTCGATCCCGCTTCCAACTGGCCGCTCTTCGCCGAGAAGGCGCGCGAGCTGATCACCAAGGATGGCTGCGTCGCCACCTTCGGCTGCTGGACCTCGGTTTCCCGCAAATCCGTGCTGCCGGTGTTCGAGGAGCTGAACTCCATCCTGTTCTACCCGGTGCAGTTCGAGGGCGAGGAGTCCTCCAAGAACATCTTCTACACCGGCGCCGCCCCGAACCAGCAGGCCATCCCCGCCGTCGACTATCTGATGGCGAACGAGGACGTGAAGCGCTGGGTGCTCGCCGGCACCGACTATGTCTATCCGCGCACCACCAACAAGATCCTGGAAGCCTATCTCAAGGCCAAGGGCGTGGCGCCGGAAGACATCATGATCAACTACACGCCGTTCGGCCAGTCCGACTGGCAGACGATCGTCTCCGACATCAAGAAGTTCGGCTCCGCCGGCAAGAAGACGGCCGTGGTCTCCACCATCAATGGTGACGCCAACGTGCCCTTCTACAAGGAGCTCGGCAACCAGGGGATCAAGGCCACCGACATCCCGGTCGTCGCCTTCTCGGTCGGCGAGGAAGAACTCGCCGGCATGGACAAGAAGCCGCTCGTCGGCCATCTCGCCGCCTGGAACTACTTCATGTCGGTCGACACGCCCGAGAACAAGGCGTTCATCGACAAGTGGCATGCCTTCACGAAGAAGGCGAACCGCACCACCAACGACCCGATGGAAGCCCATTACATCGGCTTCAACATGTGGGTTGCGGCGGTGACGGCGGCCGGCACCACCGATTCGGACGCGGTGCAGGACGCGCTGATCGGCATCTCCGTACCCAACCTGTCGGGCGGCCTCTCCACCATGATGCCGAACCACTACATCACCAAGCCGGTGCTGATCGGCGAGATCCAGGAGGACGGCCAGTTCAACATCGTCCAGCAGTCGCCGATGGTCGTCGGCGACGAATGGTCCGACTATCTCGACGGCTCGAAGGACCTCATCGCCGATTGGCGCAAGCCGATGTCCTGCGGCAATTTCAACGTCAAGATCGGCAAATGCGGCGGCAAGGCCGCCTGA
- a CDS encoding hybrid sensor histidine kinase/response regulator — protein MPVRQRILPVRRAYNRWVANQTLEDYALRFTAKSARRWSASRVSQTAIGAISFLALEAIGGAITLSYGFTNTLVATLVVGIILFATALPISRYAARYGVDIDLLTRGAGFGYIGSTVTSLIYATFTFILFAIEASIMSTALQLCFGLPLWIGYVVSAVAVIPLVTHGITWISRFQLITQPLWIILNVLPVGFILASDPGAFTRWTHFAGLHGGNDALDILKFGGAASVILALMPQIGEQVDVLRFLPANGSRRGWLLSLLAAGPGWIVLGAPKLLFGSFLAVLVLAHGVPPEHAAEPAQMYRLAFGYVLPWPQAVTVLTAAFVVVSQLKINVMNAYAGSLAWSNFFSRLTHSHPGRVVWLIFNVAIALLLMELGIYEALEQILGLFAVVAVAWLGAIVADLAINKPLGLSPEGIEFKRAHLYDVNPVGTGAMAIAAGCALLAAAGLFGDVLKALAPFVALGVALVTAPAIAALTRGRYYLARKPRAAWRLQAEIRCSICEHAFEPEDMAYCPAYSGPICSLCCSLDARCHDLCKPNAKLQAQLSEAIEATMPRFIGRHLSPRLIQFLGTFTLFVSVIGLILYLISFQAAGFGRLHSAAINQALWVSFFILLIVSGVVAWFFVLAHESRRVAQEESARQTTLLLKEIEAHRRTDAALQRAKDVAEAANLAKSRYVVGLSHELRTPLNAVLGYAQILERDESIPLHRQGGVRVIRRSAEHLSGLIDGLLDISKIEAGRFQLQRNDIRLSEFLDQLVDMFRLQAQAKGLDFRFSRPDTLPETVRADEKRLRQILINLLSNAIKFTAEGHIWLRIAYRSQIATFVVEDSGAGIPASDLDRIFEPFERGSHAAGGAPQPPGLGLGLTITRLLAQIMGGEISVTSTPGRGSAFQVRMMLSAVASTSAPPAVSIRGYAGPRRTILVADDDQDHQDLMREILEPLGFTVLVARDGATCLALVEHSRPDLFLLDISMPGMNGWDLARSLREVARVQAPILMLSANIGETPPAPADSETAGDAHDETLAKPFDLAQLLQRIGALMRLEWLDRPWVEAEPAQAAAEAAPLVSPGAAHVEELLELGRIGYVRGIEAKLAQLAGDPSTLPFVEEIRRHLRNFDFDRYTAVLEAMDAHE, from the coding sequence ATGCCTGTCCGCCAACGTATTCTTCCCGTGCGGCGGGCTTATAATCGCTGGGTCGCCAACCAGACGCTGGAAGACTACGCGCTGCGCTTCACCGCCAAGAGCGCGCGCCGCTGGTCGGCCAGCCGCGTGTCGCAGACCGCCATCGGCGCGATCTCCTTCCTCGCGCTCGAGGCGATCGGCGGCGCCATCACTTTGTCCTACGGCTTCACCAATACGCTGGTCGCGACCCTGGTCGTCGGAATCATCCTGTTCGCCACGGCGCTGCCGATCAGCCGCTATGCCGCCCGCTACGGCGTCGACATCGACCTGCTCACCCGCGGCGCCGGCTTCGGCTATATCGGCTCGACCGTCACCTCGCTGATCTACGCCACCTTCACCTTCATCCTCTTCGCCATCGAAGCCTCGATCATGTCGACGGCGCTGCAGCTGTGCTTCGGCCTGCCGCTGTGGATCGGTTATGTCGTCAGCGCCGTCGCCGTCATCCCGCTGGTGACGCACGGCATCACCTGGATCAGCCGCTTCCAGCTGATCACCCAGCCCTTGTGGATCATCCTCAACGTGCTGCCCGTCGGCTTCATCCTCGCCAGCGATCCCGGCGCCTTCACGCGATGGACGCATTTCGCCGGGCTGCATGGCGGCAACGACGCCCTCGACATCCTCAAATTCGGCGGCGCGGCCTCGGTGATCCTCGCCCTCATGCCGCAGATCGGCGAGCAGGTCGACGTCCTGCGTTTCCTGCCCGCCAACGGCTCGCGGCGCGGCTGGCTCCTGTCGCTGCTCGCCGCCGGCCCCGGCTGGATCGTCCTCGGCGCGCCCAAGCTGCTGTTCGGCTCCTTCCTCGCCGTGCTGGTGCTGGCCCACGGCGTCCCGCCCGAGCATGCGGCCGAGCCGGCGCAGATGTACCGCCTCGCCTTCGGCTACGTGCTGCCATGGCCGCAGGCCGTCACCGTGCTGACGGCCGCCTTCGTGGTGGTGTCGCAGCTCAAGATCAATGTGATGAACGCCTATGCCGGCTCGCTGGCCTGGTCGAATTTCTTCTCGCGCCTCACGCACAGCCATCCGGGCCGGGTCGTCTGGCTGATCTTCAACGTCGCCATCGCCCTTCTCCTGATGGAGCTCGGCATCTATGAGGCGCTGGAGCAGATCCTCGGCCTGTTCGCCGTCGTCGCCGTCGCCTGGCTCGGCGCCATCGTCGCCGACCTCGCCATCAACAAGCCGCTCGGGCTTTCGCCTGAGGGCATCGAGTTCAAGCGCGCCCATCTCTACGACGTCAATCCCGTCGGCACCGGCGCGATGGCGATCGCGGCGGGCTGCGCCCTGCTGGCGGCCGCCGGCCTGTTCGGCGACGTCCTCAAGGCGCTCGCCCCCTTCGTCGCACTCGGCGTCGCCCTCGTCACCGCCCCGGCCATCGCGGCGCTGACGCGCGGACGCTATTACCTCGCCCGCAAGCCGCGCGCCGCCTGGCGCCTGCAGGCGGAAATCCGCTGCAGCATCTGCGAGCATGCCTTCGAGCCCGAAGACATGGCCTATTGCCCGGCCTATTCGGGGCCGATCTGCTCGCTGTGCTGCTCGCTGGATGCGCGCTGCCACGATCTGTGCAAGCCGAACGCCAAGCTGCAGGCGCAGCTCAGCGAGGCCATCGAAGCCACCATGCCACGCTTCATCGGGCGGCACCTCAGCCCGCGCCTCATCCAGTTTCTGGGAACATTCACGTTGTTCGTCAGCGTGATAGGCCTCATTCTTTATCTAATTTCTTTCCAGGCCGCCGGCTTCGGCCGCCTCCATTCGGCCGCCATCAACCAGGCGCTCTGGGTTTCCTTCTTCATCCTGCTCATCGTCTCCGGCGTCGTCGCGTGGTTCTTCGTGCTCGCCCATGAGAGCCGGCGCGTGGCGCAGGAGGAATCGGCGCGCCAGACGACGCTGCTGCTCAAGGAGATCGAGGCGCACCGGCGCACCGATGCCGCCCTGCAGCGGGCCAAGGACGTGGCGGAAGCCGCCAACCTCGCCAAGAGCCGCTACGTCGTCGGGCTCAGCCATGAATTGCGGACACCCCTCAACGCCGTGCTCGGCTATGCCCAGATCCTGGAGCGGGACGAATCGATCCCTCTCCACCGCCAGGGCGGCGTGCGGGTGATCCGCCGCAGCGCCGAGCATCTGTCCGGCCTCATCGACGGCCTGCTCGACATCTCCAAGATCGAGGCCGGGCGCTTCCAGCTCCAGCGCAACGACATCCGCCTCAGCGAATTCCTCGACCAGCTCGTCGACATGTTCCGGCTGCAGGCCCAGGCCAAGGGGCTGGACTTCCGCTTCAGCCGCCCGGATACCCTGCCGGAGACGGTGCGGGCCGACGAGAAGCGCCTGCGGCAGATCCTGATCAACCTGCTGTCCAACGCCATCAAGTTCACCGCGGAAGGCCATATCTGGCTGCGCATCGCCTATCGCAGCCAGATCGCCACCTTCGTCGTCGAGGACAGCGGCGCCGGCATTCCCGCCTCCGACCTCGACCGCATCTTCGAGCCGTTCGAACGCGGCAGCCATGCCGCGGGCGGCGCCCCCCAGCCGCCCGGCCTCGGGCTCGGCCTCACCATCACCAGGCTGCTCGCCCAGATCATGGGCGGCGAGATCTCGGTCACCAGCACGCCCGGCCGGGGGTCGGCCTTCCAGGTGCGGATGATGCTGTCGGCGGTCGCCAGCACCTCGGCGCCGCCGGCCGTCAGCATCCGCGGCTATGCCGGTCCCCGGCGCACCATCCTGGTCGCCGACGACGACCAGGACCACCAGGACCTCATGCGCGAGATCCTCGAGCCGCTCGGCTTCACCGTGCTGGTGGCGCGCGACGGCGCGACCTGCCTCGCCCTCGTCGAGCACAGCCGGCCCGATCTCTTCCTGCTCGACATCTCCATGCCGGGCATGAACGGCTGGGACCTGGCGCGCAGCTTGCGCGAGGTCGCCAGGGTGCAGGCGCCCATCCTCATGCTCTCGGCCAATATCGGCGAGACGCCGCCGGCGCCCGCCGACAGCGAGACCGCCGGGGACGCCCATGACGAGACGCTCGCCAAGCCCTTCGACCTCGCCCAGCTGCTGCAGCGCATCGGCGCCCTCATGAGGCTGGAATGGCTCGACAGGCCGTGGGTGGAGGCCGAGCCCGCGCAGGCGGCGGCGGAGGCGGCTCCCCTGGTGAGCCCCGGCGCGGCCCATGTCGAGGAACTGCTCGAACTCGGGCGCATCGGCTATGTCAGGGGCATCGAGGCCAAGCTCGCCCAGCTCGCCGGCGACCCGTCCACCCTGCCCTTCGTCGAGGAGATCCGCCGCCACCTGCGCAATTTCGATTTCGACCGCTACACGGCCGTGCTGGAGGCGATGGACGCGCATGAGTGA
- the urtB gene encoding urea ABC transporter permease subunit UrtB: MQALLRISGLILLLLLAGVSAALADGAVQSKLATDKYDEIDAGVTALAASGDPQAPAIIAALADGKLSYDPATKGLYYLKGEDLIEGATGNKAGAAPPGLKKVKLNNRVRRAIDAAQGALTLMAPDPATRLSAADAVFKSRDATALPLLEKALAAETDASVRTALERARAAIVFLSPGAAEADRITAAKLIATRGDQDALGLLQSLPDDAPPALRDEAAAGVKSINEGLILWSAAQNLWFGLSLGSVLLLAAIGLAITFGVMGVINMAHGEMVMLGAYTTFVVQQAIRTYAPALFDYSMLLSIPLAFLFAGAVGVLIERTIIRWLYGRPLETLLATWGVSLILQQAVRTLFGPTNQDVGAPAFMTGSFALGGLDITWNRLWIVAFAGLVFAALLFVLRFTRFGLQMRAVTQNRRMASAMGIRTNWVDAMTFGLGSGIAGLAGVALSQIDNVSPNLGTGYIIDSFLVVVFGGVGNLWGTLVGAMTLGIANKLLEPFAGAVLGKIALLVLVILFIQKRPRGLFALKGRAVEQ, translated from the coding sequence ATGCAAGCGCTTCTTCGCATCTCCGGATTGATCCTTCTCCTGCTGCTGGCGGGCGTCTCGGCGGCGCTCGCCGACGGCGCCGTTCAATCCAAGCTCGCGACCGACAAATATGACGAGATCGATGCGGGCGTCACCGCGCTCGCCGCCAGCGGCGATCCGCAGGCCCCTGCCATCATCGCGGCGCTCGCCGACGGCAAGCTCAGCTACGATCCGGCGACCAAAGGGCTCTATTACCTCAAGGGCGAGGATCTCATCGAAGGCGCCACCGGCAACAAGGCCGGCGCCGCGCCGCCCGGCCTGAAGAAGGTCAAGCTCAACAACCGCGTGCGCCGCGCCATCGACGCCGCGCAGGGCGCCCTGACGCTGATGGCGCCCGACCCGGCGACGCGGCTCTCGGCGGCCGATGCGGTGTTCAAGTCGCGCGACGCCACCGCTCTGCCCCTGCTGGAGAAGGCGCTCGCCGCCGAGACCGACGCGTCTGTCCGCACGGCGCTGGAGCGCGCCCGCGCCGCCATCGTCTTCCTCTCCCCGGGCGCTGCGGAAGCGGATCGGATCACCGCCGCCAAGCTGATCGCGACGCGCGGCGACCAGGATGCGCTCGGCCTGCTGCAATCCCTGCCCGACGATGCGCCCCCGGCGCTGCGGGACGAGGCTGCGGCCGGCGTCAAGTCGATCAATGAAGGCCTCATCCTGTGGAGCGCGGCGCAGAACCTGTGGTTCGGCCTCTCGCTCGGCTCGGTGCTGCTGCTCGCGGCGATCGGCCTCGCCATCACCTTCGGCGTGATGGGCGTGATCAACATGGCACATGGCGAGATGGTGATGCTCGGCGCCTACACCACCTTCGTCGTCCAGCAGGCGATCCGCACCTATGCGCCGGCGCTGTTCGACTATTCGATGCTCCTGTCCATTCCGCTCGCCTTCCTCTTCGCCGGCGCGGTCGGCGTGCTGATCGAGCGCACCATCATCCGCTGGCTCTATGGCCGCCCGCTGGAGACGCTGCTGGCGACCTGGGGCGTCAGCCTCATCCTGCAGCAGGCCGTCCGCACCCTCTTCGGGCCAACGAACCAGGATGTCGGGGCGCCCGCCTTCATGACAGGCTCCTTCGCCCTCGGCGGGCTCGACATCACCTGGAACCGCCTGTGGATCGTCGCCTTCGCCGGCCTCGTCTTCGCCGCCCTGCTGTTCGTGCTGCGCTTCACGCGGTTCGGCCTGCAGATGCGCGCGGTGACGCAGAACCGGCGCATGGCGTCGGCGATGGGCATCCGCACCAACTGGGTCGACGCCATGACCTTCGGCCTCGGCTCCGGTATCGCCGGCCTGGCGGGCGTGGCGCTCTCGCAGATCGACAATGTCTCGCCCAATCTCGGCACCGGCTACATCATCGACTCCTTCCTCGTCGTGGTCTTCGGCGGCGTCGGCAATCTCTGGGGCACGCTGGTGGGCGCGATGACGCTCGGCATCGCCAACAAGCTGCTCGAACCCTTCGCCGGCGCCGTCCTCGGCAAGATCGCGCTGCTGGTGCTCGTCATCCTCTTCATCCAGAAACGCCCGCGCGGACTGTTCGCACTCAAGGGCAGGGCGGTGGAACAATGA
- a CDS encoding response regulator — translation MSDPLAPGAGPRSIVLVVDDSADALGMLTDALEPAGFTVLASTSGTQALAVVGRVTPDIVLLDAVMPGMDGFETCRRLKAMAAIAAVPVIFMTGLSETEHVVRGLEAGGVDYLTKPINIDELLARIRVHLANARAYQSAHAALDATGRFLFAANRLGEILWSTPQAHRLLAAAFAGGDGPLRLPPGLVAELRDRPPGEIPPHTAMAGEDRLQLSFMGRTSADEFLFRLTADRAASEQEQLRSRFALTNREAEVLVWIARGKSNRDIGEILGLSPRTVNKHLEQIYVKLGVENRASAAVLANSAVSGR, via the coding sequence ATGAGTGACCCGCTCGCGCCCGGCGCCGGCCCCCGCAGCATCGTGCTCGTCGTCGACGATTCGGCCGACGCGCTGGGCATGCTGACGGATGCGCTCGAACCGGCCGGCTTCACCGTGCTGGCATCGACCTCCGGCACGCAGGCGCTCGCCGTCGTCGGCCGCGTCACGCCGGACATCGTCCTCCTCGATGCGGTGATGCCCGGCATGGACGGTTTCGAGACCTGCCGCCGCCTCAAGGCGATGGCGGCGATCGCCGCCGTCCCCGTCATCTTCATGACCGGGTTGAGCGAGACCGAGCATGTCGTGCGCGGCCTCGAGGCGGGCGGAGTCGACTATCTCACCAAGCCCATCAACATCGACGAACTGCTCGCGCGCATCCGCGTGCACCTCGCCAATGCGCGGGCCTATCAGAGCGCCCATGCGGCGCTGGACGCGACGGGGCGCTTCCTGTTCGCGGCCAACCGGCTCGGCGAGATCCTGTGGTCGACGCCGCAGGCCCATCGCCTGCTCGCGGCCGCCTTCGCCGGCGGCGACGGACCGCTGCGCCTGCCGCCCGGCCTCGTCGCCGAGTTGCGCGACCGCCCGCCGGGCGAGATCCCGCCGCATACCGCCATGGCGGGCGAGGACCGGCTGCAGCTGAGCTTCATGGGCCGGACCTCGGCGGACGAATTCCTGTTCCGCCTCACCGCCGACCGCGCGGCGAGCGAGCAGGAGCAGCTGCGCTCCCGCTTCGCCCTCACCAATCGCGAGGCCGAGGTGCTGGTGTGGATCGCCCGCGGCAAGTCGAACCGCGACATCGGCGAGATCCTCGGCCTCAGCCCGCGCACCGTGAACAAGCATCTGGAGCAGATCTATGTGAAGCTCGGCGTCGAAAACCGCGCCTCGGCCGCCGTGCTGGCCAATTCCGCCGTGAGCGGGCGGTAG
- the urtC gene encoding urea ABC transporter permease subunit UrtC: MITTRLLADRRGLVFLGILLLLAVALPYCHMGLPETSPFHVPDWVVGLIGKYLCYALLAIALDLVWGYCGILSLGHGAFFALGGYAMGMYLMRQIGPRGQYGDPVLPDFMVFLNWRHLPLTWYGFDFFPYAMLMVLVVPGVLAFVFGWLAFRSRVTGVYLSIITQAMTYALMLAFFRNDMGFGGNNGLTDFKDILGYDITAASTRTVLLVLTIAALALGYLVARFIVTSKLGKVLLGVRDAESRTRFLGYRVEQYKLFVFVVSACMAGVAGALYVPQVGIINPGEFTPANSIEVVIWVAVGGRGTLVGAALGAVLVNLAKTIFTSGIFAPYWLFVLGGLFVVVTLFLPKGVVGTLGQWKARRRPPSEPAKPSKVAEAAAE; this comes from the coding sequence ATGATCACGACCAGGCTCCTCGCCGACCGCCGCGGCCTCGTCTTCCTGGGCATCCTCCTGCTGCTCGCCGTCGCGCTTCCCTATTGCCATATGGGGTTGCCGGAGACCTCGCCCTTCCATGTCCCCGACTGGGTGGTCGGCCTGATCGGCAAATATCTGTGCTATGCGCTCCTCGCCATCGCGCTCGACCTCGTCTGGGGCTATTGCGGCATCCTTTCGCTCGGCCATGGCGCCTTCTTCGCGCTCGGCGGCTATGCGATGGGCATGTATCTGATGCGCCAGATCGGCCCGCGCGGCCAATATGGCGACCCGGTCCTGCCCGATTTCATGGTGTTCCTGAACTGGAGGCACCTGCCGCTGACCTGGTACGGCTTCGACTTCTTCCCCTATGCGATGCTGATGGTGCTGGTGGTGCCCGGCGTGCTCGCCTTCGTGTTCGGCTGGCTGGCCTTCCGCTCGCGCGTCACCGGCGTCTACCTCTCCATCATCACGCAGGCGATGACCTATGCGCTGATGCTGGCCTTCTTCCGTAACGACATGGGCTTCGGCGGCAATAACGGCCTGACCGACTTCAAGGACATCCTCGGCTACGACATCACCGCGGCTTCGACCCGCACCGTGCTGCTCGTCCTCACCATCGCGGCGCTGGCGCTCGGCTACCTCGTCGCCCGCTTCATCGTCACCTCCAAGCTCGGCAAGGTGCTGCTCGGGGTGCGCGACGCCGAAAGCCGCACGCGGTTCCTCGGCTACCGCGTCGAGCAGTACAAGCTCTTCGTGTTCGTGGTCTCGGCCTGCATGGCGGGCGTCGCGGGCGCCCTCTACGTGCCGCAGGTCGGCATCATCAATCCCGGCGAGTTCACGCCGGCCAATTCCATCGAGGTGGTGATCTGGGTCGCGGTCGGCGGCCGCGGCACGCTGGTCGGCGCGGCGCTCGGCGCCGTGCTGGTGAACCTCGCCAAGACGATCTTCACCTCGGGCATCTTCGCCCCCTACTGGCTGTTCGTGCTCGGCGGCCTCTTCGTCGTGGTCACGCTGTTCCTGCCGAAGGGCGTGGTGGGCACGCTGGGACAATGGAAGGCCCGCCGCCGCCCGCCCTCCGAGCCGGCGAAACCTTCCAAGGTCGCCGAAGCCGCGGCCGAATGA